Proteins encoded in a region of the Spongiibacter tropicus DSM 19543 genome:
- the rpoD gene encoding RNA polymerase sigma factor RpoD: MNDSTHQSRLKQLIAKGKEQGYLTYSEVNDHLPEDISDPDQVEEIIQMINDMGIQVFEHAPDEDTLIMTGGDSSDDIAAAEAAAALAAVETETGRTTDPVRMYMREMGTVELLTREGEIVIAKRIEEGIRDMMAALAYYPGIVSGVLTEYDKVATEERRLGDIISGYLDPADEVPSPQAQAAAAAESSDDDEETTSGPDPEEAKQRFSALQKQNDKVEKCIADHGRYSKQTAKELAALGELFKFFKLTPGTFDPLIEEVRTTLSSIRALEREIMVICVKNVGMDRKEFIRSFQGNEANASWIDEHIAKYPALADYKDALGRIQARIAVIEERQDLTISDIKEINRRISIGEARARRAKKEMVEANLRLVISIAKKYTNRGLQFLDLIQEGNIGLMKAVDKFEYRRGYKFSTYATWWIRQAITRSIADQARTIRIPVHMIETINKLNRISRQMLQEMGREPTPEELGERMEMPEDKVRKVLKIAKEPISMETPIGDDEDSHLGDFIEDTTISSPVDSATGEGLREATKEVLAGLTAREAKVLRMRFGIDMNTDHTLEEVGKQFDVTRERIRQIEAKALRKLRHPTRSDHLRSFLDE; this comes from the coding sequence ATGAATGACTCAACGCATCAATCGCGCCTCAAACAACTCATTGCCAAAGGCAAGGAGCAGGGATACCTGACCTACTCTGAGGTAAATGACCACCTTCCGGAGGACATTTCCGATCCGGATCAGGTCGAAGAAATTATCCAGATGATCAACGACATGGGCATTCAGGTATTTGAACATGCCCCTGACGAAGACACCCTGATCATGACCGGCGGCGACTCCTCCGACGACATCGCCGCCGCCGAAGCTGCCGCCGCCCTGGCTGCAGTGGAAACCGAAACCGGCCGCACCACTGACCCCGTGCGCATGTACATGCGCGAAATGGGCACCGTCGAACTGCTGACCCGTGAAGGCGAGATTGTCATCGCCAAGCGTATTGAGGAAGGCATTCGCGACATGATGGCCGCGCTGGCTTACTACCCCGGCATCGTGTCAGGTGTGTTGACCGAGTACGACAAAGTCGCCACTGAAGAGCGCCGTCTGGGCGATATTATCAGCGGCTACCTGGACCCCGCCGACGAAGTCCCCTCTCCGCAGGCGCAGGCTGCTGCTGCCGCTGAGTCCAGTGACGACGACGAAGAAACCACCTCTGGCCCCGATCCCGAGGAGGCAAAACAGCGCTTCTCGGCCCTGCAAAAGCAGAACGACAAAGTCGAGAAGTGCATCGCCGATCACGGTCGCTACAGCAAGCAGACCGCCAAAGAGCTGGCCGCACTGGGCGAACTGTTCAAGTTCTTCAAACTGACCCCCGGCACCTTCGATCCGCTGATCGAAGAAGTCCGCACCACGCTCAGCTCCATCCGTGCGCTTGAGCGCGAGATTATGGTGATCTGCGTGAAGAACGTCGGCATGGACCGCAAAGAGTTCATCCGCAGCTTCCAGGGCAATGAAGCTAACGCCAGCTGGATCGACGAGCACATTGCCAAGTACCCGGCACTGGCCGACTACAAAGATGCCCTCGGCCGCATTCAGGCTCGCATCGCCGTCATTGAAGAACGTCAGGACCTGACGATTTCCGACATCAAGGAAATCAACCGTCGTATCTCCATCGGCGAAGCCCGCGCTCGTCGCGCCAAAAAGGAAATGGTCGAAGCCAACCTGCGCTTGGTAATTTCCATCGCCAAAAAGTACACCAACCGTGGCCTGCAGTTCCTCGACCTGATTCAGGAAGGCAACATCGGCCTGATGAAGGCTGTCGACAAGTTCGAGTATCGCCGCGGCTACAAATTCTCCACCTACGCCACCTGGTGGATTCGTCAGGCGATCACCCGCTCCATCGCCGACCAGGCACGTACCATTCGTATTCCGGTGCACATGATCGAAACGATCAACAAGCTGAACCGTATCTCTCGCCAGATGCTTCAGGAAATGGGTCGCGAGCCCACTCCGGAAGAACTGGGTGAGCGCATGGAAATGCCGGAAGACAAGGTTCGCAAGGTACTGAAAATCGCCAAAGAGCCGATCTCCATGGAAACCCCGATCGGCGACGATGAAGATTCGCATCTGGGTGATTTCATTGAGGACACCACCATTTCCTCGCCAGTTGACTCTGCAACAGGTGAAGGCCTGCGCGAAGCAACCAAGGAAGTGCTGGCTGGTCTGACCGCCCGCGAAGCCAAGGTGCTCCGCATGCGCTTCGGTATCGATATGAACACCGACCACACGCTGGAAGAAGTCGGCAAGCAGTTTGACGTTACCCGTGAGCGTATCCGTCAGATCGAAGCCAAGGCTCTGCGCAAGCTGCGTCACCCGACGCGCTCAGATCACCTGCGCAGCTTCCTCGACGAGTAA